A single window of Nicotiana sylvestris chromosome 5, ASM39365v2, whole genome shotgun sequence DNA harbors:
- the LOC138869000 gene encoding uncharacterized protein, which translates to MSYDIKVWRVIKKGNLLIPPRKDENGQVIVSTDPLDFDDYTDEQAIVIAVNAKTNILLYNAISGERYEKISSFETTKKIWDKLEVTYEGTNKVKEIRINLLVREYELFQMKYGESAEEMSPGLAKSLEI; encoded by the coding sequence ATGTCATATGACATTAAAGTCTGGCGGGTTATCAAAAAGGGAAATCTTCTGATTCCCCCAAGGAAAGATGAGAATGGTCAAGTCATAGTATCAACTGATCCACTTGATTTTGATGATTATACTGATGAGCAAGCTATTGTCATAGCTGTGAATGCTAAAACAAACATTCTACTGTATAATGCTATTAGTGGTGAAAGGTATGAAAAGATCTCAAGTTTTGAAACTACTAAGAAAATATGGGATAAATTAGAGGTCACATATGAAGGAACCAACAAGGTAAAAGAAATAAGGATAAATCTTTTGGTTCGTGAGTATGAGCTATTTCAAATGAAGTATGGAGAATCTGCAGAGGAAATGTCTCCAGGTTTAGCAAAATCCTTGGAGATCTAA